In Helianthus annuus cultivar XRQ/B chromosome 8, HanXRQr2.0-SUNRISE, whole genome shotgun sequence, a single genomic region encodes these proteins:
- the LOC110870659 gene encoding uncharacterized protein LOC110870659, whose product MGSSQAFGSAQAFGSPLHEPDVVPETQPEIPDTQPETQKGKGKAKRAHKKKVETNTRAKKKSNNQSKTEFWNRIRELFFDLMGRGEEYRLPDSISGKWTDINRKCTNFQTVYQRLFSGWKSGSSDEDITQQALVEYTEANGHFPHMRCWQILRHSPKWATVSTPSGRSGNTRPSKRSKTNESGEPETPTSDARNTDLNEDIPDDEPVEELPRPPGRKSRAKKPESSSMSMGTDMSNAFSEINKRLQDIHELGNKRLEENREVTEIMRDRQWAHDFEFYSKPHDHLTGKALKMALAQKERIEKKYNL is encoded by the exons ATGGGGTCGTCTCAAGCGTTTGGGTCGGCTCAAGCTTTCGGCTCCCCACTACACGAACCCGATGTTGttccggagacgcaacccgagaTACCGGATACGCAACCGGAGAcgcaaaaaggaaaaggaaaagcaaAACGGGCACATAAAAAGAAAGTGGAAACCAACACCCGAGCGAAAAAAAAAT caaacaatcaaagtaaaaCCGAATTTTGGAACCGAATACGAGAACTTTTTTTCGATCTCATGGGTAGAGGAGAGGAATACCGCCTACCGGACTCTATATCGGGGAAGTGGACCGATATAAACAGGAAatgcacaaactttcaaaccgtgTACCAACGCTTGTTTTCCGGATGGAAAAGTGGAAGTAGCGATGAAGACATTACGCAACAGGCATTGGTCGAGTATACGGAGGCTAATGGCCATTTCCCGCACATGAGGTGTTGGCAAATCCTTCGCCATAGCCCCAAATGGGCCACCGTATCTACTCCAAGTGGTCGTTCGGGAAATACACGGCCATCAAAGAGGTCCAAAACAAACGAGTCGGGTGAACCCGAAACGCCAACCTCCGATGCTCGAAATACCGACTTGAACGAGGATATTCCGGACGACGAGCCGGTGGAGGAGCTACCAAGACCGCCCGGAAGAAAAAGCCGGGCGAAAAAACCCGAGTCGTCGTCGATGTCTATGGGAACGGATATGAGTAACGCATTTTCGGAGATAAACAAGCGACTTCAAGACATACATGAACTCGGTAATAAACGTTTGGAGGAGAACCGCGAAGTTACGGAGATTATGCGGGATAGACAATGGGCTCACGACTTTGAGTTCTACTCGAAACCGCATGACCACTTAACGGGAAAAGCTTTGAAAATGGCGTTGGCACAAAAGGAGcggattgaaaaaaaatataacctttga